A stretch of the Lolium perenne isolate Kyuss_39 chromosome 3, Kyuss_2.0, whole genome shotgun sequence genome encodes the following:
- the LOC127343856 gene encoding uncharacterized protein — protein MATAISASALLSSAFSGDRRQRRAARPAPRRAVPAGLTVRCEQSDKQKRQPLAALVPREQRFMFEGDELCGPDIWNTTWYPKAADHVTTEKTWYVVDAEDKILGRMASAIAVHMRGKNEPTYTPSVDMGAFVIVVNAEKVAVSGKKRSQKLYKRHSGRPGGMKEETFDQLQKRIPERIIEHAVRGMLPKGRLGRRLFTHLKVYKGSEHPHIAQKPIPLPIRDKRIMKSA, from the exons ATGGCTACGGCCATCTCCGCCTCGGCGCTCCTCTCCTCCGCCTTCTCCGGCGACAGGCGCCAACGCCGCGCGGCGAGGCCCGCGCCCCGCCGCGCCGTCCCTGCAGGCCTCACGGTGCGGTGCGAGCAGAGCGACAAGCAGAAGCGGCAGCCGCTCGCCGCGCTCGTCCCACGCGAGCAGCGCTTCATGTTCGAGGGCGACGAGCTCTGCGGCCCC GACATATGGAACACTACATGGTACCCTAAGGCTGCAGATCATGTAACTACCGAGAAGACGTGGTATGTTGTTGATGCAGAGGACAAGATTCTTGGCAGGATGGCTTCTGCCATTGCAGTGCATATGAGAGGGAAAAATGAACCCACATACACTCCAAGTGTGGACATGGGGGCTTTTGTTATTGTG GTCAATGCAGAGAAGGTAGCTGTTTCTGGTAAAAAGCGGTCACAAAAGCTCTATAAAAGGCACTCTGGACGGCCTGGTGGAATGAAAGAAGAAACTTTTGACCAGCTTCAGAAAAGGATTCCGGAGAGAATTATCGAGCATGCAGTGCGTGGCATGCTTCCTAAGGGCAGG CTGGGGAGAAGACTATTTACCCACCTCAAGGTGTACAAAGGATCGGAACATCCTCATATAGCTCAAAAGCCGATTCCCCTGCCTATCAGAGACAAAAGAATTATGAAGTCTGCCTAG
- the LOC127343855 gene encoding probable hexosyltransferase MUCI70, which produces MPSSTIRSISITVSDDDAAAAPRRARAGRRKVVRSLGQRALRLLARWWPILLLLPAVALLLFEASRLRASPSPAPPVSSLGRLDPTTRLVHGVREPCLKFLSPKSIENLVFHGGSGLDAVVKRIIYKSDDDDYDSYHPEANSTYLLQHAEATRFNLFTGFQTLAEREDSFKVNETVNVHCGFYSDNGGFRISDEDTRYMRACKVVVSTCAFGGGDDLYQPIGMVNSSIGKVCYVAFWDEVTLSTQEAEGKVTGDNGMIGRWRIIIVKNLPFVDQRLNGKIPKMLTHRLFPEARYSIWVDSKYQFRRDPIGVLEALLWRTNSTFAISEHGARSNVYDEGKAIVQKHKATPEEVEVQLTQYRRDGMPDDKRLHGLKALAEASIIVRELTPLTNHFMCAWFNEVVRFTSRDQLSFPYVLWRLNMPGMNMFPVCTRRDLVNSLGHTRKVKPLAQTNSDSSAA; this is translated from the exons ATGCCGTCGTCGACGATCCGGAGCATCTCCATCACAGTATCTGACGACGACGCTGCCGCGGCGCCCCGGCGTGCCCGCGCCGGTCGGAGGAAGGTGGTCCGCAGCCTGGGGCAGCGCGCCCTGCGGCTTCTCGCGCGCTGGTGGCCtatcctcctgctcctcccggcCGTCGCGCTGCTCCTCTTCGAGGCCTCGCGGCTCCGCGCCTCTCCGAGCCCCGCCCCGCCAGTATCCAGCCTTGGCCGCCTCGACCCGACCACGCGCCTCGTCCATGGCGTGCGCGAGC CTTGCTTGAAGTTCCTTAGCCCGAAAAGTATAGAGAATCTGGTATTTCATGGCGGCTCGGGACTTGACGCTGTGGTCAAGAGGATCATATACAAATCTGATGACGACGACTATGACTCATACCACCCTGAGGCAAACTCCACGTATTTACTGCAGCACGCTGAAGCTACCAGGTTCAATTTGTTTACAGGGTTTCAGACACTTGCTGAAAGAGAAGACAGCTTCAAG GTGAATGAGACTGTCAATGTGCACTGCGGTTTCTACAGTGACAATGGTGGTTTCAGAATTTCCGATGAAGACACCAGATACATGAGAGCTTGTAAAGTTGTTGTGTCAACCTGCGCATTCGGTGGTGGGGATGATCTGTATCAACCTATTGGAATGGTCAATTCTTCCATTGGAAAG GTCTGCTATGTGGCTTTCTGGGATGAGGTCACATTATCAACTCAAGAGGCTGAAGGAAAAGTAACTGGTGACAATGGAATGATAGGAAGGTGGCGTATCATTATTGTCAAGAATCTCCCCTTTGTGGACCAGCGGTTAAATGGAAAGATACCAAAG ATGTTGACTCACCGACTTTTCCCAGAAGCAAGGTACTCTATATGGGTTGACTCTAAATACCAATTCAGAAGAGATCCCATAGGAGTGCTTGAAGCGCTTCTTTGGAGAACGAACTCTACCTTTGCTATTTCTGAACATGGAGCACGGAGCAACGTCTATGATGAGGGGAAAGCGATTGTTCAAAAGCACAAGGCTACTCCTGAAGAAGTAGAGGTTCAGTTAACTCAGTATCGTCGAGACGGAATGCCAGATGATAAAAGACTACATGGATTAAAAG CTTTAGCCGAAGCTTCCATCATTGTGAGAGAGCTGACCCCATTGACAAATCATTTCATGTGTGCTTGGTTCAATGAAGTTGTTCGCTTCACATCTCGGGACCAACTCAGTTTTCCATATGTACTATGGCGTCTAAACATGCCAGGAATGAACATGTTTCCTGTTTGCACGCGAAGGGATCTTGTTAACAGTCTCGGTCACACAAGGAAAGTAAAACCTCTTGCACAGACGAATTCAGATTCTTCCGCCGCTTGA